In Mugil cephalus isolate CIBA_MC_2020 chromosome 7, CIBA_Mcephalus_1.1, whole genome shotgun sequence, the sequence ctattttaaatgGACTGAGCTAATGTATATACAAATTTACACTCACTCTCAATAGCTctcaactctttttttaaaaaaatacaggacAGACCAGATACACCGTGTTATCATGTACTAACCTTGTGTGGTGAAAGAGTGCCCCATGTTGATAAAACCTAGTGGACTTTCTTAACCAAGAAACAGATTATGTTAGCACTATATGAGTATGAACTGTGCGTCCTTTGGAactttatttagaaaaaaaaagtcatattcagtttttctgaattttttctatattttagtCAACAGCAACTAAAGGCACAGACATTGTCAGCCATAAACAGCTGTTGTCTGTTAGTAAATTATCTGCAATCGTATCGTTGCTAAAACTGGTGCAAAAGGTTATGTAGTCTACAGTTGTGATACTGCTTTAAACGGTTGTGATTGTTGTGTGCTGCTGGTGAATCTAACTTGTTCTGCAATTACACAAAGCACAACTTATCCTGGAAACCTGACAAACGTCTTTGCCCACATTTTCTTGTTGCAACTAGCTGGTCTTGAACCTCTCCATTGGGACTAATTGTGCTCTGAAAAAGAGCTGCTGAGTTAAATCTTTTGGATAGGCTTTTGAAGGGCTAAAGATAAACCTAATTGTCCTGCAAATATCACACATGTAGTAGCTTGGCAGACGCtgctggaaaaagagaaagaaccCATAACCCATAACCCATAATCCAAAACtaaaacagtgacaaaaacTCTAAAGACATTCTtgacaaataaattattaatatatttggCTGCAACATAGAACCAACTATATCCTTTATAAAACTTAATTTGCatgcaactaaaaaaaagttttttttcaatgaatgaTATTTGAGATGCTGCATAGCAGTCTCATAaaggttttgtttcatttgatccCTCTAGGCGGTGCGTAGTACCCATGGCCTTGAGGTTCCTCTGAGCCATGAAGGAAAGCTCCTAGTTGAACATGAGTACATTGACTTTCTATCGCAGATAGCCAatcagaagatggaggagaaccTTCGACGGATACACAGGTTGGTGTACTGTTtggctgtgaaattaaattataaaacttGTTTATTAGAAATCATTTcactatcttttttttctctcatctccaGATTTTACCAGAACCTCCAGTCTGCGCTGCCTACAGAGAAActacaaaatgtacaaatcaCAGATCTTCCAAACTCACAGGAACCACAAGAACCCCCTCACACACTAGTGACAGGAAATggggaagaggaaaagggaacagaggagaggaacaaAACAAGTGTGTATAAACGAAGGCGGAAGAGGCAACAACATCAGACTGAATGTTGTCACGGTGACGGGGACAGCAGCACGCCAGACCTGAATGATTGTCTGAATCTGTTCACATGAACTACTGACTCTGCACACAGAACTCCTGCTGAGGTTCTCATGGACTGGATTATGGACTTGCTCCATTTGAACTGTTTCAGGGCCGATTGTTGAGCCTTCACCTCCATGTTGACTTGAACAACACAGCTAGGCATGCTGTGGTAATAGAAGGAGCCCTGCAGAAGGGGATCTACCATTTTTACTAGAACCCAAATTGAAGTACTATATTTGCAGTGTTTCTGGCAGAGACTGGATGCAAATAAAATAGTCTGTCCAAGCTCTCAGAAGGCcctttctcttttgtgttttttactaGCTTTCTAAAGTACAATGTGAGCTGTGTTCAGAGTCAAAGCAGAGGCTCTGTCACACTATTGCATTGCAACAACCAAATGCTCTAATACAAACAGCCAAAAAGGGAAGGACgaaagaaatgcatgaaaacaaaaaagagagaagaacgCTTTAAGTTGTTTAtcttcacacatgcacaaacagtGCATATACGTTATAGTTGCATGATTTGTGGAGGATTGATAATGGATAAAAAACTATATCCAGCattaaaagtattaaatgtagatcatttatttatttatttttatctttttttcgaGTCCTCCTCTCCAAGCTCCGTGGGGGGTTTGGGGGTTTCCCTGGTatgcattgaaaaaaataaaaaatcagtcaGTTGGTTATTGTACTTCcactgtggttgttgtgcttTAACAAATCTTAAAAGGTGCCAAATCAAATGAAATTGACACTGGACACTGGAGGGAAGGAGTGCTTATAATATAAAGCTGTAATCTGCCTGAAAGCTTAATAATGTTGggaaagttttgtttttctctagTTTGCTACATGCCTTT encodes:
- the tyw3 gene encoding tRNA wybutosine-synthesizing protein 3 homolog isoform X2 gives rise to the protein MEKTFSQWKKQCLNKLDMSKKGSVDQDIEHVVSLLNSCEEYFTTSSCSGRIILIDGAPENSEVQKQNCVWLFVSHQKCTVDDLHSVAVNSGFRNSGLTVSKTGKIITAVRSTHGLEVPLSHEGKLLVEHEYIDFLSQIANQKMEENLRRIHRFYQNLQSALPTEKLQNVQITDLPNSQEPQEPPHTLVTGNGEEEKGTEERNKTSVYKRRRKRQQHQTECCHGDGDSSTPDLNDCLNLFT